One region of Cheilinus undulatus linkage group 4, ASM1832078v1, whole genome shotgun sequence genomic DNA includes:
- the LOC121508626 gene encoding beta-1,3-galactosyltransferase 2-like isoform X1, with translation MSIQKVPTEAAAQPAGLAVAPAHVMSLTRRPFFVSTPRFRNLSEGHQKKPIFQSWFQFLLLFCFLLFILCYTVSQSTPSWWDSLPLHQHYHRFFNRTRQIVLPPPFFRVKPQEILKTTAVPAIVTSTKTSTKAPIIAPTKPPTEPPTKAPTVPTAVTPPWPQYHQAYPRNYHFIMDKPEVCRNQTPFLVLMIPVAPGNIAARDAIRQTWGKEKKVQGEVVLTLFMLGLSGGANIEQQQQKLKEEDLEHHDLIQSDFMDTYKNLTIKTMVIMDWLATRCPTAAYAMKVDSDMFLNIDNLVIMLQRPGIPRLNYLTGMLMWNRPVLRSKNSKWYVPEEMYPEPRYPTYTLGMGYVFSNDLPEKFVNVSKSIKPFNIEDAYIGMCMKKLGLNPSSPPNPSQFQAYNSKYNRCSFSKVITYILGSSKQLIDFWTDLKKPGPPCP, from the exons ATGTCGATTCAAAAAGTTCCCACGGAGGCTGCTGCTCAGCCCGCGGGCCTCGCAGTTGCGCCTGCCCACGTCATGTCACTCACCCGGCGGCCATTCTTCGTGTCAACTCCCCGCTTCAG AAATCTCAGTGAAGGTCATCAAAAGAAGCCTATTTTCCAATCCTGGTTCCAGTTCCTgctcctgttttgttttctactCTTCATCTTGTGTTACACTGTGTCCCAGAGCACGCCATCATGGTGGGACAGTCTCCCCCTGCATCAACACTATCACAGGTTTTTCAATCGGACCAGACAGATTGTTCTACCTCCTCCTTTTTTCAGAGTTAAACCTCAGGAAATACttaaaaccactgctgtacCAGCTATTGTCACATCTACAAAAACGTCTACCAAAGCACCTATAATAGCACCTACTAAACCACCTACAGAACCACCTACCAAAGCACCAACTGTACCCACTGCTGTTACACCTCCTTGGCCTCAGTACCACCAAGCCTACCCACGAAACTACCACTTTATAATGGATAAACCAGAGGTGTGCAGGAACCAGACGCCTTTTCTAGTTTTGATGATTCCAGTCGCACCAGGAAATATTGCAGCACGGGACGCCATCCGTCAAACATGGggcaaagaaaagaaagtacAGGGCGAGGTGGTGCTCACTCTGTTCATGCTGGGACTATCTGGAGGAGCTAATAtcgagcagcagcagcagaagctcAAAGAGGAGGATCTGGAACATCACGACCTGATCCAGAGTGACTTTATGGACACTTACAAAAATCTAACTATCAAGACAATGGTGATCATGGACTGGCTGGCGACACGCTGCCCTACAGCCGCCTACGCCATGAAAGTTGACTCTGATATGTTCCTGAACATTGACAATCTAGTGATCATGCTGCAGAGGCCGGGCATCCCGAGGCTGAACTACCTTACAGGGATGCTCATGTGGAACCGGCCGGTGTTGCGGTCAAAGAACTCCAAGTGGTACGTCCCAGAGGAGATGTACCCAGAGCCAAGGTACCCAACCTACACTCTAGGCATGGGATATGTCTTCTCCAATGATCTTCCTGAGAAATTTGTGAATGTGTCAAAATCAATAAAGCCTTTCAACATTGAGGACGCGTACATTGGAATGTGCATGAAAAAACTTGGACTGAATCCCTCATCGCCACCAAATCCCTCCCAGTTTCAGGCCTACAACTCAAAATACAACCGCTGCTCCTTCTCTAAGGTCATCACCTACATCCTTGGGTCTTCAAAACAACTAATAGACTTCTGGACAGACTTAAAGAAGCCAGGACCGCCTTGTCcataa
- the LOC121508626 gene encoding beta-1,3-galactosyltransferase 2-like isoform X2 has product MGGRGAGSGVGWLKRNLSEGHQKKPIFQSWFQFLLLFCFLLFILCYTVSQSTPSWWDSLPLHQHYHRFFNRTRQIVLPPPFFRVKPQEILKTTAVPAIVTSTKTSTKAPIIAPTKPPTEPPTKAPTVPTAVTPPWPQYHQAYPRNYHFIMDKPEVCRNQTPFLVLMIPVAPGNIAARDAIRQTWGKEKKVQGEVVLTLFMLGLSGGANIEQQQQKLKEEDLEHHDLIQSDFMDTYKNLTIKTMVIMDWLATRCPTAAYAMKVDSDMFLNIDNLVIMLQRPGIPRLNYLTGMLMWNRPVLRSKNSKWYVPEEMYPEPRYPTYTLGMGYVFSNDLPEKFVNVSKSIKPFNIEDAYIGMCMKKLGLNPSSPPNPSQFQAYNSKYNRCSFSKVITYILGSSKQLIDFWTDLKKPGPPCP; this is encoded by the exons ATGGGGGGTCGGGGGGCTGGCTCCGGTGTGGGCTGGCTGAAAAG AAATCTCAGTGAAGGTCATCAAAAGAAGCCTATTTTCCAATCCTGGTTCCAGTTCCTgctcctgttttgttttctactCTTCATCTTGTGTTACACTGTGTCCCAGAGCACGCCATCATGGTGGGACAGTCTCCCCCTGCATCAACACTATCACAGGTTTTTCAATCGGACCAGACAGATTGTTCTACCTCCTCCTTTTTTCAGAGTTAAACCTCAGGAAATACttaaaaccactgctgtacCAGCTATTGTCACATCTACAAAAACGTCTACCAAAGCACCTATAATAGCACCTACTAAACCACCTACAGAACCACCTACCAAAGCACCAACTGTACCCACTGCTGTTACACCTCCTTGGCCTCAGTACCACCAAGCCTACCCACGAAACTACCACTTTATAATGGATAAACCAGAGGTGTGCAGGAACCAGACGCCTTTTCTAGTTTTGATGATTCCAGTCGCACCAGGAAATATTGCAGCACGGGACGCCATCCGTCAAACATGGggcaaagaaaagaaagtacAGGGCGAGGTGGTGCTCACTCTGTTCATGCTGGGACTATCTGGAGGAGCTAATAtcgagcagcagcagcagaagctcAAAGAGGAGGATCTGGAACATCACGACCTGATCCAGAGTGACTTTATGGACACTTACAAAAATCTAACTATCAAGACAATGGTGATCATGGACTGGCTGGCGACACGCTGCCCTACAGCCGCCTACGCCATGAAAGTTGACTCTGATATGTTCCTGAACATTGACAATCTAGTGATCATGCTGCAGAGGCCGGGCATCCCGAGGCTGAACTACCTTACAGGGATGCTCATGTGGAACCGGCCGGTGTTGCGGTCAAAGAACTCCAAGTGGTACGTCCCAGAGGAGATGTACCCAGAGCCAAGGTACCCAACCTACACTCTAGGCATGGGATATGTCTTCTCCAATGATCTTCCTGAGAAATTTGTGAATGTGTCAAAATCAATAAAGCCTTTCAACATTGAGGACGCGTACATTGGAATGTGCATGAAAAAACTTGGACTGAATCCCTCATCGCCACCAAATCCCTCCCAGTTTCAGGCCTACAACTCAAAATACAACCGCTGCTCCTTCTCTAAGGTCATCACCTACATCCTTGGGTCTTCAAAACAACTAATAGACTTCTGGACAGACTTAAAGAAGCCAGGACCGCCTTGTCcataa